In a genomic window of Gloeocapsopsis dulcis:
- a CDS encoding cell division protein SepF, with amino-acid sequence MSKFIKTIKEFVGLNDPYADDDDVEYVVEEDGYRHTYQPEPSQPIEEDLRQRRRVRERITLEPNSEVGAASMNNVIGMPGAGNRMYEVVVMEPRSFEEMPQAIQALRERKSVVLNLTMMDPDLAQRAVDFVAGGTYAIDGHQERVGDSIFLFTPICVQVTTQSGVVQEVPQTQVRTERTTVHSQAWSADSTRIAQSS; translated from the coding sequence GTGAGCAAATTTATCAAGACAATCAAAGAGTTTGTTGGTTTGAACGATCCATATGCAGACGACGACGATGTTGAATATGTTGTCGAAGAAGATGGCTACCGCCATACTTATCAGCCTGAACCTTCACAGCCAATAGAAGAAGATTTACGCCAACGGCGGCGCGTACGCGAAAGAATTACTTTAGAACCTAATTCCGAAGTAGGAGCAGCTTCGATGAATAATGTGATCGGAATGCCTGGTGCTGGGAATCGGATGTACGAAGTTGTTGTGATGGAACCGCGCTCGTTTGAAGAAATGCCACAGGCAATTCAAGCTTTGCGCGAGCGTAAGTCAGTTGTCCTCAACCTCACAATGATGGACCCAGATTTGGCTCAACGTGCTGTTGATTTTGTTGCTGGTGGAACTTACGCAATTGATGGTCATCAAGAACGTGTTGGCGATAGTATTTTTCTATTCACTCCTATTTGCGTACAAGTGACAACTCAGTCAGGAGTTGTGCAAGAAGTTCCTCAAACTCAAGTGCGGACAGAACGCACAACAGTTCATAGTCAAGCCTGGTCAGCAGATTCCACTCGAATTGCGCAGTCTAGTTAA
- a CDS encoding YggS family pyridoxal phosphate-dependent enzyme — protein MSSIAERIAQIRKELPDTVRLIAVTKQVSVAAMREAYAAGVRDFGESRVQEAASKQAQLHDLTDVTWHMIGRLQANKAKKALELFQWIHSVDSLKLAQRLNQLAIQESCQPKICLQVKLQSDPNKTGWTIPELLNDLPALNQCERLNIQGLMTIPPLGLNDVEILNFFNQTRALAINIREQHWSNLQMQQLSMGMSNDYYLAVQAGTTMVRLGRILFGARPTVPNTTESES, from the coding sequence ATGAGTTCGATTGCTGAACGGATCGCTCAAATCCGCAAAGAACTGCCAGATACAGTCCGCTTGATTGCTGTTACTAAACAAGTTTCTGTTGCAGCGATGCGCGAAGCCTATGCTGCTGGAGTGCGAGATTTTGGTGAAAGCCGCGTCCAAGAAGCTGCAAGTAAGCAAGCACAATTACACGACTTAACGGATGTCACCTGGCACATGATTGGGCGGTTGCAAGCAAACAAAGCCAAAAAAGCTTTAGAACTGTTTCAGTGGATTCATTCGGTTGATAGTTTAAAGTTGGCACAACGTTTAAATCAACTGGCAATACAGGAGTCATGCCAGCCAAAAATTTGCCTACAAGTGAAGCTGCAAAGCGATCCAAATAAAACAGGCTGGACTATACCAGAACTCCTTAACGATCTGCCAGCACTTAACCAATGCGAGCGCTTAAATATTCAAGGTTTGATGACAATTCCGCCGCTGGGATTGAATGATGTAGAAATTCTTAATTTTTTCAACCAAACTCGCGCTCTTGCGATTAACATTCGAGAGCAACATTGGTCTAACCTACAAATGCAGCAGCTTTCAATGGGCATGTCTAACGACTATTACCTAGCAGTGCAAGCCGGAACAACGATGGTGAGACTAGGTCGTATTCTGTTTGGTGCAAGACCAACTGTACCAAATACTACTGAATCTGAAAGTTAG
- the pipX gene encoding transcriptional coactivator PipX has translation MNTEHYINHPNFGLLYRVCFVEEHHELFTTLYAQRLFFLVSTTTSGMKFEPMGRSEARLLLENRLRMLRRTGQTQEYEQLQIVLQRTFQ, from the coding sequence ATGAACACAGAACATTACATAAATCATCCAAATTTCGGTCTACTGTACAGAGTCTGTTTTGTTGAGGAACACCACGAACTGTTTACTACCCTCTATGCGCAGAGGCTCTTTTTTTTAGTATCCACTACTACATCAGGCATGAAGTTTGAGCCAATGGGTCGCTCTGAAGCACGTTTATTGTTAGAAAATCGTTTACGCATGCTCCGCCGTACTGGACAAACACAAGAGTACGAGCAGCTACAAATAGTTTTGCAACGTACCTTCCAATGA
- the acpS gene encoding holo-ACP synthase, producing MIRLGTDIVYIPRIQAAVERFGDRFLYRVYTPIEQHDCGYTIDSFSRPSIHQLAGRWAAKEAVAKALTTGWRGVSYTDIEIQRQTSGAPTVYLHGRAAALVATWNKDLSWQLSLSHDRDYAIATAILIC from the coding sequence ATGATTCGATTGGGAACCGACATTGTTTATATTCCACGCATTCAAGCAGCTGTTGAGCGCTTTGGCGATCGCTTTTTATACCGCGTTTATACTCCAATTGAACAACACGATTGCGGATATACGATAGACTCATTTAGTCGCCCTTCAATTCATCAACTTGCTGGACGTTGGGCAGCAAAAGAAGCTGTAGCAAAAGCACTTACAACAGGATGGCGGGGTGTTAGTTACACCGACATTGAAATTCAGCGTCAAACAAGTGGCGCACCTACAGTATACTTACACGGGAGAGCCGCAGCGTTAGTTGCAACTTGGAACAAAGATTTGTCTTGGCAGTTGAGTTTGAGTCACGATCGCGACTATGCGATTGCTACGGCAATTTTGATTTGTTGA
- a CDS encoding anthranilate synthase component I, protein MQPWYWRSLPLENRTGTQIFAALFANDAIATLLESPYPPPEQLIQTRYSICAGAPRTINGCLQLWTPAVGNILRCLRQRLLSATNKQVIPSPQSTLPFTGGWLGWLGYDLAWELEKLPTLKQDSLPFPVAFWYEPECFTVLDHWQQNLHLATSNLQQLDKLQSDLATPPSFPTPPSFPTPPAPPIFLTSQAEYEHAAWRAKKYIQAGDIFQANLSLRFETQTTASGWEIYQTLQKINPSPFASYWRSPWGEIASCSPERLVQLVGQQATTRPIAGTRSRGATPEQDSQLAQELLSNTKERAEHIMLVDLERNDLGRVCTWGSVAVDELLVIERYSHVMHLVSNVKGTLNASYSPIDLIQAMFPGGTITGCPKVRCMEIIEELEPVRRSLFYGSCGYLDWRGNIDLNILIRTLLLARVPSNTLATQVWGQVGAGIVADSDPEREWHESLHKAQAQLAAIDKTRGE, encoded by the coding sequence ATGCAACCGTGGTACTGGCGATCGCTTCCTCTAGAAAATCGTACTGGTACGCAAATTTTTGCTGCTTTGTTTGCGAATGATGCTATTGCAACTCTGTTAGAAAGCCCCTATCCACCACCAGAGCAATTAATCCAAACTCGCTACTCAATCTGTGCGGGCGCTCCTCGGACAATTAATGGCTGTCTGCAATTATGGACTCCAGCAGTAGGCAATATTTTACGATGTCTCCGTCAGCGACTCCTCAGTGCTACAAATAAGCAAGTTATCCCGTCTCCTCAATCTACTTTGCCCTTTACTGGTGGTTGGCTGGGATGGTTGGGGTACGATTTAGCATGGGAATTAGAAAAACTACCAACTCTCAAACAAGATTCATTACCCTTTCCGGTAGCATTTTGGTACGAACCAGAATGCTTCACAGTTCTCGATCATTGGCAGCAAAATCTTCACCTAGCTACCTCCAATCTTCAGCAACTAGATAAGCTACAAAGCGATCTAGCAACTCCCCCATCTTTCCCAACTCCCCCATCTTTCCCAACTCCCCCAGCTCCTCCCATCTTCCTCACGTCCCAAGCTGAGTACGAACACGCAGCCTGGCGTGCTAAAAAATACATCCAAGCAGGCGATATTTTTCAGGCAAATCTTTCGCTGCGGTTTGAAACTCAGACAACTGCATCGGGTTGGGAAATTTATCAAACGTTGCAGAAAATTAACCCATCACCATTTGCGAGTTACTGGCGATCGCCTTGGGGAGAAATTGCGAGTTGCTCACCCGAAAGATTAGTACAGCTTGTCGGACAACAAGCCACAACAAGACCAATTGCCGGAACGCGATCGCGTGGTGCTACACCCGAACAAGACAGCCAACTTGCCCAAGAGTTACTTTCAAACACTAAAGAAAGAGCTGAACACATTATGCTTGTCGATCTCGAACGCAATGACTTAGGGCGAGTGTGTACCTGGGGTTCAGTTGCAGTTGATGAGTTACTCGTAATTGAGCGCTACAGCCATGTTATGCACCTTGTCAGTAATGTTAAAGGCACTTTGAATGCAAGCTACAGCCCAATTGATTTAATTCAAGCAATGTTTCCTGGGGGAACAATTACTGGTTGCCCAAAAGTACGCTGCATGGAAATTATTGAAGAATTAGAACCTGTCCGGCGTAGCTTATTTTATGGTTCCTGTGGTTATCTCGATTGGCGCGGTAACATAGATTTGAATATCTTAATTCGCACGCTTTTACTTGCTCGTGTACCTTCTAACACCCTAGCTACTCAAGTTTGGGGTCAAGTTGGCGCTGGTATCGTTGCTGATAGCGATCCAGAACGAGAATGGCATGAATCGCTACATAAAGCCCAGGCACAACTTGCCGCAATCGATAAAACGAGAGGTGAGTGA
- a CDS encoding energy-coupling factor transporter transmembrane component T family protein — MDLLRSLPMGLYLEQPVTWLHRLDPRVKLAWLLSFLLVPILANSPWRIMVVGLLVLITFAAKIPLRVWRQQMGWLLTVAFFVLILGAVSPDTLSIDYQPRLPSDTLNFIPQPSDYQYVLFQRGPITVTRRSLVLAIRLSTILFTLIYSTNLFLLTTAPEEITAGIESLMRPLRWLKFPVTEVALTLTLALRFIPLVLEEVQNLARSVRTRAINWKKLGLKGAVKVWMLVAERLLENLLLRAEQMANAMMVRGFTSPNEHRVQWHDLRLRSRDWIAIVCLIALWGARFVWGNEV; from the coding sequence ATGGATCTACTCCGCTCACTACCAATGGGGCTTTATCTAGAACAACCGGTGACTTGGTTGCATCGGCTCGATCCTAGGGTGAAGTTAGCTTGGCTATTGAGCTTTTTACTTGTTCCCATTTTGGCAAACTCTCCTTGGCGAATTATGGTGGTGGGACTGCTAGTGCTAATTACATTTGCAGCCAAAATTCCCCTACGAGTGTGGCGTCAGCAAATGGGTTGGCTATTAACGGTGGCGTTTTTTGTGTTAATACTAGGTGCTGTTAGTCCAGATACCCTCAGCATCGATTATCAACCTCGCTTACCAAGTGACACGTTAAATTTTATACCCCAACCTTCAGATTACCAGTACGTTCTCTTTCAGCGCGGACCAATTACAGTGACTCGTCGCTCTTTAGTTTTGGCAATCCGCTTAAGTACGATTCTGTTTACGCTGATTTACAGTACTAACTTGTTTTTATTGACAACTGCACCAGAAGAGATTACCGCCGGAATTGAAAGCTTGATGCGTCCTTTACGCTGGTTGAAGTTTCCTGTGACGGAAGTTGCCTTAACTTTGACACTAGCGTTGCGGTTTATCCCCTTGGTTTTAGAAGAAGTGCAAAACTTAGCTCGTTCAGTGCGTACGCGAGCAATTAACTGGAAAAAACTAGGGTTGAAAGGTGCTGTGAAAGTTTGGATGCTGGTAGCAGAACGGTTGCTAGAAAATCTCTTACTGCGAGCTGAACAAATGGCTAATGCCATGATGGTAAGGGGATTTACAAGCCCAAACGAGCATCGCGTCCAATGGCACGACCTCCGCTTAAGAAGCCGTGACTGGATTGCTATAGTATGTTTGATTGCTTTGTGGGGAGCAAGATTTGTGTGGGGTAACGAAGTGTAA
- the der gene encoding ribosome biogenesis GTPase Der gives MSLPIVAIIGRPNVGKSTLVNRLAGAQDAIVYDEPGVTRDRTYSNAYWSDREFVVVDTGGLVFDDDTEFLPLIREQASLALAEAVAAIFVVDGQTGPTPADEEIAEWLRQQTVPVLIAVNKCESPDQGLAQAAQFWELGLGEPYPVSGIHGSGTGELLDQLITHIPPVAELPETDEIKVAIVGRPNVGKSSLLNAFVGTQRAIVSPISGTTRDTIDTVIERQGQIYRLIDTAGIRRKKNVEYGPEFFGINRAFKAIRRADVVLLVIDALDGVTEQDQKLIGRIVEEGRACVIVVNKWDAVEKDSYTIYDYEKHTKERLHFVDWAEMIFVSAKTGQRIEKILDLVTTAAEAHKRRVSTAVVNEILEEAIRWHSPPTNRQGRQGKIYYGTQVSTQPPAIALFVNEAERFNTNYRRYIERQFRQQLGFSGTPIRLLWRSKKGRDVENTANRATRV, from the coding sequence ATGTCTTTGCCCATTGTTGCTATTATCGGACGCCCAAATGTGGGTAAATCAACGCTAGTCAATCGTTTAGCTGGCGCGCAGGATGCGATTGTCTATGATGAACCAGGCGTCACACGCGATCGCACATACTCAAATGCCTACTGGAGTGATCGCGAATTCGTAGTAGTTGACACAGGCGGACTCGTTTTCGATGATGATACTGAATTTTTACCGTTAATTCGAGAACAAGCAAGTTTAGCATTAGCAGAAGCAGTAGCCGCAATTTTTGTGGTAGATGGACAAACCGGACCAACCCCCGCTGATGAAGAGATCGCTGAGTGGTTGCGACAACAAACTGTACCCGTCCTGATCGCAGTTAATAAATGTGAATCACCCGATCAAGGTTTGGCTCAAGCTGCCCAATTTTGGGAACTAGGACTCGGTGAACCCTATCCTGTTTCAGGCATTCATGGTAGCGGGACAGGAGAATTACTCGATCAACTTATTACTCACATACCACCTGTAGCAGAACTCCCCGAAACCGACGAAATTAAAGTGGCGATCGTTGGACGTCCCAATGTCGGTAAGTCGAGTTTATTAAATGCCTTCGTGGGAACTCAAAGAGCGATCGTCAGCCCGATTTCTGGGACAACCCGCGATACAATTGATACCGTTATCGAACGGCAAGGACAAATATATCGGCTGATTGACACTGCTGGTATCCGCAGAAAGAAGAACGTTGAGTACGGACCAGAATTTTTTGGCATTAATCGTGCATTCAAAGCAATTCGCCGTGCTGATGTCGTTTTATTAGTTATTGATGCACTTGATGGAGTTACCGAACAAGATCAAAAGCTGATAGGACGGATTGTGGAAGAAGGACGTGCTTGTGTCATCGTCGTGAACAAATGGGATGCGGTAGAAAAAGACTCGTATACAATTTACGATTACGAAAAGCACACGAAAGAAAGACTGCATTTTGTTGATTGGGCAGAAATGATTTTTGTCAGCGCTAAAACAGGACAGCGAATTGAGAAAATCTTGGATCTTGTCACCACAGCAGCCGAAGCACACAAACGTCGAGTTTCTACTGCTGTCGTCAATGAAATTCTTGAAGAAGCTATCCGATGGCATTCACCGCCTACCAATCGTCAAGGACGCCAAGGTAAAATTTACTACGGTACACAGGTTAGCACCCAGCCTCCAGCGATCGCACTATTCGTCAATGAAGCAGAACGTTTTAACACAAACTATCGGCGCTACATCGAACGTCAATTTCGGCAACAACTAGGCTTCAGCGGAACTCCCATTCGTCTACTATGGCGTAGTAAAAAAGGCCGCGATGTTGAAAACACTGCTAATCGTGCTACTCGCGTGTAA
- the plsY gene encoding glycerol-3-phosphate 1-O-acyltransferase PlsY, whose translation MAVWLILCAAILLVAYLLGSIPTGYTAAKLLKGIDIREHGSGSTGATNVLRTLGKGPGFLVLVVDTLKGVLAIALVRWSFIAANQNIIPANVNLATWLPWMVALAGIAAILGHSKSIWLGFTGGKSVATSLGVLLAMSWQVGLSTAAVFGLVLAISRIVSLSSIAGAIAVSLLMLVLGQPLPYLLFAIAAGIYVIMRHRSNIQRLLAGTEPKMGQKIPTTEESIESS comes from the coding sequence ATGGCAGTTTGGTTGATTTTGTGTGCAGCAATTTTACTAGTAGCTTACTTGCTGGGTTCGATTCCAACAGGCTACACCGCTGCAAAGCTACTCAAAGGTATTGATATTCGCGAACATGGTTCGGGTTCTACTGGCGCAACGAATGTGCTACGAACATTAGGAAAAGGTCCAGGTTTCCTTGTGCTAGTTGTTGACACTCTAAAAGGAGTTTTGGCGATCGCACTCGTTCGCTGGAGCTTCATTGCTGCAAATCAAAATATTATTCCTGCTAATGTAAATTTAGCAACTTGGCTGCCTTGGATGGTCGCACTTGCTGGAATTGCTGCCATTTTGGGACATAGTAAATCAATTTGGTTAGGCTTTACTGGTGGTAAATCAGTTGCTACGAGTTTGGGTGTCTTACTTGCGATGTCGTGGCAAGTTGGTTTGTCTACTGCTGCTGTGTTTGGTTTAGTTTTAGCAATATCGCGGATTGTCTCACTGAGTTCGATTGCTGGTGCGATCGCCGTTTCTCTCTTGATGCTTGTTTTAGGTCAACCGTTACCTTATCTGCTATTTGCGATCGCTGCTGGTATTTATGTGATTATGCGCCATCGCAGTAATATTCAGCGGTTACTTGCTGGTACGGAACCTAAAATGGGGCAAAAAATACCAACAACGGAAGAAAGTATTGAGTCTTCGTAG